In Sphingomonas sp. LR60, the following are encoded in one genomic region:
- a CDS encoding 1,9-bis(guanidino)-5-aza-nonane synthase: MTDTKINDHRKAELLSKQVKHIDIKSFDARPIVDAMSDMSFTSRDLGRATKIYNQMLGDKDCTVVLVIAGSTSAGGCMDLYAELVRNNMVDVIVATGATIVDMDFFEGLGHKHYQALEVPDDDTLRSLYIDRIYDTYIDEEQLQDCDHTIYEICNQVEPKAYSSRAFIREMGKYLVEHGKKENSLVKLAYEHDVPIFCPAFVDSSAGFGLVKHQVDRAKEGKPYLMIDAVADFRELTDIKIKAGTTGLLMIGGGVPKNFIQDTVVCAEILGHEDVEVHKYAVQITVADVRDGACSSSTLQEAASWGKVNTGIEQMVFAEAGSVMPLLASDAYHRGLWKDRPTRKWATLFDDK; encoded by the coding sequence ATGACCGACACCAAGATCAACGACCATCGCAAGGCGGAACTGCTGTCGAAGCAGGTCAAGCACATCGACATCAAGAGCTTCGACGCTCGCCCGATCGTCGACGCGATGAGCGACATGAGCTTCACCAGCCGCGACCTCGGCCGCGCGACGAAGATCTACAACCAGATGCTGGGCGACAAGGACTGCACCGTCGTCCTCGTCATCGCCGGGTCGACCTCGGCCGGCGGCTGCATGGACCTGTATGCGGAACTGGTCCGCAACAACATGGTCGACGTGATCGTCGCGACCGGCGCCACCATCGTCGACATGGATTTCTTCGAGGGCCTGGGCCACAAGCATTATCAGGCGCTCGAAGTGCCCGACGACGATACGCTGCGCTCGCTCTACATCGACCGCATCTACGACACGTATATCGACGAGGAGCAGCTTCAGGACTGCGACCACACGATCTACGAGATCTGCAACCAGGTCGAGCCGAAGGCCTATTCGTCGCGCGCCTTCATCCGCGAGATGGGCAAGTACCTCGTCGAGCACGGGAAGAAGGAGAACAGCCTCGTCAAGCTCGCCTATGAGCATGACGTGCCGATCTTCTGCCCGGCGTTCGTCGACAGCTCGGCCGGCTTCGGCCTCGTCAAGCATCAGGTCGACCGTGCCAAGGAAGGCAAGCCGTATCTGATGATCGACGCGGTCGCGGACTTCCGCGAGCTGACCGACATCAAGATCAAGGCCGGCACGACCGGCCTGCTGATGATCGGCGGCGGCGTGCCGAAGAACTTCATCCAGGATACCGTCGTCTGCGCCGAGATCCTCGGTCACGAGGACGTCGAGGTGCACAAGTACGCGGTGCAGATCACCGTCGCCGACGTCCGCGACGGCGCGTGCTCGTCCTCGACGCTGCAGGAAGCGGCCAGCTGGGGCAAGGTCAACACCGGGATCGAGCAGATGGTGTTCGCCGAAGCCGGCTCGGTCATGCCGCTCCTCGCCTCGGACGCCTACCACCGCGGCCTGTGGAAGGACCGCCCGACCCGCAAGTGGGCGACGCTATTCGACGACAAGTAA
- a CDS encoding asparagine synthetase B family protein, translating into MTAWQRGAAEMGAIAGLFHPSTPKPVDPARLRAMAEAMAHRGPDGAGEWTAPGVGFAHRRLAVIGGAAATQPVATPDLRYAAMLDGTILNHAALRTELRGLGRVFVGDGDAEVVLHGFAAWGPALLDRLEGAFAIAVHDAATQTLFLARDRLGAKPLHLAMLPDGALIFASELKGLLAHPLLRRVPDAAAVGDYLTLGYVPDDACVIAGVEKLAAGHFLLVERARPLRGARRWWALPDAGEAPAEALLAELRAAVARGVGEGRPVAVLLGGLGDASVVALAAEASAKAVATVGVGDDGAVATRFATAHRRVALDDVPAVLADLVAAFDEPCGDPAALAAMVAARGSGPVAMSGAGASLLMEGGRWRRFARRERWRRFRWTVPGLGEAAADYALAVGAADASGVWSPEGRRALGDGDVMRRFAAAWRGGDPLDAAMRVDLATRLSGQVLTIADRAGMAAGTEWRTPFADPRLVGFVLSLPVGVRRARTSPLVGAMARHLPAMPVPAPAPPVSQWLRGALSADMARLERSRLLAELGWFDTGRIGAWIERHRSGDDTPAALLWRLLVLERSLSRLFGWPASA; encoded by the coding sequence GTGACGGCGTGGCAGCGGGGCGCGGCTGAGATGGGCGCGATCGCCGGGCTGTTCCATCCCTCGACGCCGAAGCCGGTCGATCCGGCGCGCCTCCGCGCGATGGCGGAGGCGATGGCGCATCGCGGGCCGGACGGCGCGGGCGAGTGGACCGCGCCGGGGGTCGGCTTCGCGCATCGCCGGCTGGCGGTGATCGGCGGCGCGGCGGCGACGCAGCCGGTCGCGACCCCCGACCTGCGCTATGCCGCGATGCTCGACGGGACGATCCTGAACCATGCGGCGCTGCGCACGGAGTTGCGCGGGCTGGGGCGGGTGTTCGTCGGAGACGGCGACGCGGAGGTGGTGCTGCACGGCTTTGCGGCATGGGGGCCGGCGTTGCTCGACCGGCTGGAGGGGGCGTTCGCGATCGCGGTGCACGATGCCGCGACGCAGACGCTGTTCCTCGCGCGCGACCGTTTGGGGGCCAAGCCGCTGCACCTGGCGATGCTGCCCGATGGCGCGCTGATCTTCGCGTCGGAGCTGAAGGGGTTGCTTGCGCATCCGTTGCTGCGGCGTGTGCCCGATGCGGCGGCGGTCGGGGATTACCTGACGTTGGGGTATGTGCCCGACGATGCCTGCGTGATCGCGGGGGTGGAGAAGCTGGCGGCGGGGCACTTCCTGCTGGTCGAGCGCGCACGGCCGTTGCGGGGCGCGCGGCGGTGGTGGGCGTTGCCTGACGCGGGCGAGGCGCCGGCGGAGGCGTTGCTGGCCGAGCTGCGCGCGGCGGTCGCGCGGGGTGTAGGCGAGGGGCGGCCGGTGGCGGTGCTGCTCGGCGGGCTGGGCGACGCGTCGGTGGTCGCGCTGGCGGCGGAGGCGAGCGCGAAGGCGGTGGCGACGGTCGGTGTCGGCGATGATGGCGCGGTGGCGACGCGATTTGCGACCGCGCACCGTCGAGTTGCGCTCGATGACGTGCCGGCGGTGCTCGCCGATCTTGTGGCGGCCTTCGACGAGCCGTGTGGCGATCCGGCTGCGCTGGCGGCGATGGTCGCGGCGCGGGGGAGCGGGCCGGTCGCGATGTCGGGGGCCGGTGCGTCGTTGCTGATGGAGGGCGGTCGCTGGCGGCGGTTCGCGCGGCGTGAGCGGTGGCGGCGGTTTCGGTGGACGGTGCCGGGGCTCGGCGAGGCGGCTGCGGACTATGCGCTGGCGGTCGGCGCGGCTGACGCGAGCGGGGTGTGGAGCCCGGAGGGTCGGCGCGCGCTGGGCGATGGGGATGTCATGCGGCGGTTCGCGGCGGCGTGGCGGGGTGGCGATCCGCTCGATGCGGCGATGCGCGTCGATCTGGCGACCCGACTGTCCGGGCAGGTACTGACGATCGCGGATCGCGCGGGGATGGCGGCGGGGACGGAGTGGCGGACGCCGTTCGCCGATCCGCGGCTGGTGGGGTTCGTGCTGTCGCTGCCGGTCGGGGTGCGGCGGGCGCGGACCTCGCCGCTGGTCGGGGCGATGGCGCGGCACTTGCCGGCGATGCCGGTGCCCGCGCCGGCGCCGCCGGTGTCGCAATGGCTGCGGGGAGCGCTGAGCGCCGACATGGCGCGGCTGGAGCGGTCGCGGTTGCTGGCCGAACTGGGCTGGTTCGACACGGGCCGGATCGGAGCGTGGATCGAGCGGCACCGCAGCGGGGACGATACACCCGCTGCGCTGCTGTGGCGGTTGCTGGTGCTCGAGCGAAGCCTCAGCCGGTTGTTCGGCTGGCCAGCGTCCGCTTGA
- a CDS encoding alpha/beta hydrolase — MAATIDAPTRRALLAALAAAPLAPAIVAAQPGDETLPLWPKSPPGAPATLPTRKVEQRSKTAGFNDRWLTGIGMPTLTVRRPAQPNGASVMLIPGGGYGFLAWDNEGEEQARWLTARGVTCFILTYRLPGEGWRDRALVPLQDAQRGLRLIRANAARYGLDASHVAIIGFSAGGHLAGSLATRHAERTYTPVDASDRLSARPDLAGLIYPVVSLAEPFTHVGSRDNLLGTPSDEAARRAASVERHVDAQTAPIFLAHASDDGLVPIANSLALYQALLAAQRPSELHAFDKGGHGFGVRLPAGTPAAAWPMLFAAFAARLGIFPTAPAT, encoded by the coding sequence ATGGCCGCGACGATCGACGCCCCCACCCGCCGCGCGCTGCTTGCCGCGCTTGCCGCCGCCCCGCTCGCGCCCGCGATCGTCGCCGCGCAGCCGGGCGACGAGACGTTGCCGCTCTGGCCGAAATCCCCGCCGGGCGCACCCGCCACGCTGCCGACCCGCAAGGTCGAGCAACGCTCGAAGACCGCCGGCTTCAACGACCGCTGGCTCACCGGCATCGGGATGCCGACGCTCACCGTCCGCCGCCCGGCGCAGCCGAACGGCGCGTCGGTGATGCTGATCCCCGGCGGCGGCTACGGCTTCCTGGCCTGGGACAATGAGGGGGAGGAGCAGGCGCGCTGGCTCACCGCACGCGGCGTCACCTGCTTCATTCTCACCTACCGCCTGCCCGGCGAGGGCTGGCGCGACCGCGCGCTGGTGCCGCTTCAGGATGCGCAGCGCGGGCTGCGGCTGATCCGCGCCAATGCCGCGCGCTATGGCCTCGATGCCAGCCACGTCGCGATCATCGGCTTCTCGGCGGGCGGGCATCTCGCCGGCAGCCTCGCCACCCGCCATGCCGAGCGGACCTACACGCCGGTTGACGCCAGCGACCGGCTTTCGGCGCGACCCGATCTCGCCGGGCTGATCTACCCGGTCGTCTCGCTTGCCGAGCCGTTCACGCACGTCGGATCGCGCGACAATCTGCTCGGCACCCCCTCGGACGAGGCCGCGCGCCGCGCCGCCTCGGTCGAGCGCCACGTCGATGCGCAGACCGCGCCGATCTTCCTCGCGCATGCCAGCGACGACGGGCTCGTTCCGATCGCCAACAGCCTCGCGCTCTATCAGGCGCTGCTCGCCGCGCAGCGCCCGTCCGAGCTGCACGCCTTCGACAAGGGCGGCCACGGCTTCGGCGTCCGCCTGCCCGCCGGTACCCCGGCGGCGGCCTGGCCGATGCTCTTCGCTGCCTTTGCCGCGCGCCTCGGCATTTTCCCTACGGCACCTGCGACCTGA
- a CDS encoding type III PLP-dependent enzyme, which produces MHQHHRALGLAPLSTVSADHVAGAIDIAARQPVQPVTIVRPHAAARAARFFTEKFPGRTMYAVKANPSPELLRTLYDNGVTTYDVASIAEVRLVARTLPDATLCFMHPVKAEEAIAEAYFTHGVRTFSLDSMEELAKIVRATRGAADLTLCVRLRVSSEHSKLSLGAKFGVAPDEAKELLLATRQVADALGICFHVGSQAMTPDAYAQAMERVRQAIVAAAVTVDVIDVGGGFPSVYPGMTPPPLERYFETIHRAFESLPISYSAELWAEPGRALSAEYSSVVVRVERRRGEELYINDGAYGALFDAAHIGWRYPVALLREPESTVRDHAFSLWGPTCDDMDYMPGPFPLPADVTVGDYVEIGMLGAYGAAMRTAFNGFTSDETVVATDEPMESLYIALPQQVTGNVVKL; this is translated from the coding sequence TTGCACCAGCATCATCGCGCGCTGGGGTTAGCGCCCCTCTCGACCGTTTCCGCCGATCACGTCGCCGGGGCCATCGACATCGCCGCTCGTCAGCCGGTTCAGCCGGTGACGATCGTTCGTCCGCACGCCGCGGCACGGGCCGCCCGCTTCTTTACGGAGAAGTTTCCGGGCCGGACCATGTATGCGGTCAAGGCGAACCCGAGCCCGGAGCTGCTACGCACGCTCTATGACAATGGTGTGACGACCTACGACGTCGCCTCGATCGCCGAGGTCCGTCTGGTCGCGCGCACGTTGCCGGACGCGACCTTGTGCTTCATGCACCCGGTCAAGGCCGAGGAAGCGATTGCCGAGGCGTATTTCACGCACGGTGTCCGCACCTTCTCGCTCGACAGCATGGAAGAGCTGGCGAAGATCGTGCGTGCCACCCGCGGCGCTGCGGACCTTACCTTGTGCGTGCGGCTGCGCGTCTCGTCGGAGCATTCGAAACTCAGCCTGGGCGCCAAGTTCGGCGTCGCGCCGGACGAGGCCAAGGAGCTGCTGCTCGCTACGCGTCAGGTTGCCGATGCGCTCGGCATCTGCTTCCACGTCGGCTCGCAGGCGATGACTCCGGATGCCTATGCACAGGCGATGGAGCGCGTGCGCCAGGCAATCGTCGCGGCGGCGGTGACGGTCGACGTCATCGACGTCGGCGGTGGCTTCCCCTCGGTCTATCCGGGCATGACCCCGCCGCCGCTGGAGCGTTATTTCGAGACGATCCACCGCGCGTTCGAGAGCCTGCCGATCAGCTATTCGGCCGAGCTCTGGGCGGAGCCGGGTCGCGCGCTCAGCGCCGAGTACAGCTCGGTCGTGGTGCGCGTCGAGCGTCGCCGCGGCGAGGAACTGTACATCAACGACGGGGCCTATGGCGCGCTGTTCGACGCCGCGCACATCGGCTGGCGCTACCCGGTCGCGCTGCTGCGCGAACCCGAGTCGACCGTCCGCGATCATGCGTTCAGCCTTTGGGGTCCGACCTGCGACGACATGGACTATATGCCCGGTCCGTTCCCGCTTCCGGCGGATGTGACCGTCGGCGACTATGTCGAGATCGGGATGCTCGGGGCCTATGGCGCCGCGATGCGGACCGCGTTCAACGGCTTCACCTCGGACGAGACGGTGGTCGCCACCGACGAGCCGATGGAGTCGCTCTACATCGCATTGCCGCAGCAGGTTACCGGCAACGTCGTGAAGCTGTAA
- a CDS encoding alpha/beta hydrolase, translated as MPIDRRALIGGAAGLATLAVTPQAAAQETTPWPPREHFKLWPKQPPNSPRRLPTPNNEMNGAPPRRELHLRGVAEPVVGVYRPDRPDGRALLSLPGGGYRFLSVENEGINVARTFNPLGVTVFVLAYRLPGEGWLEPQDVPLQDAQRAMRLIRARAAGFAIDPAKLGVVGFSAGGLLAASIATAFADPVYDRIDAADDQPARPAYAGLVYPVITGDRMRVGALGAARFDTDRRVNRDTPPIFITHALDDPVVPAAQPMAMLAACQAARVPVEAHFFQEGGHGFGPAYLPPELPGSHWPQLFDLFIKRTLASRTTG; from the coding sequence ATGCCAATCGACCGACGCGCCTTGATCGGCGGAGCGGCGGGCCTCGCCACCCTCGCCGTGACACCGCAGGCCGCGGCGCAGGAAACCACTCCCTGGCCCCCACGCGAGCACTTCAAACTCTGGCCCAAGCAGCCGCCCAACAGCCCGCGCCGCCTCCCGACCCCGAACAACGAGATGAACGGCGCGCCCCCGCGTCGCGAGCTTCACCTGCGCGGCGTGGCCGAGCCGGTCGTCGGCGTCTACCGCCCCGACCGCCCCGACGGCCGCGCGCTGCTCTCGCTGCCCGGCGGCGGCTATCGCTTCCTCTCGGTCGAGAACGAGGGCATCAACGTCGCCCGGACCTTCAACCCGCTGGGCGTGACCGTCTTCGTCCTCGCCTATCGCCTCCCCGGCGAAGGCTGGCTGGAGCCGCAGGACGTGCCGCTACAGGATGCGCAGCGCGCGATGCGGTTGATCCGTGCCCGCGCCGCCGGTTTCGCGATCGATCCCGCAAAGCTCGGCGTGGTCGGCTTCTCGGCCGGCGGGCTGCTCGCCGCCAGCATCGCCACCGCTTTTGCCGATCCCGTTTATGATCGCATCGACGCCGCCGACGACCAACCCGCCCGCCCCGCTTATGCCGGGCTGGTCTACCCGGTGATCACCGGCGACAGGATGCGCGTCGGCGCGCTCGGCGCGGCGCGCTTCGACACCGACCGGCGCGTCAATCGCGACACTCCGCCGATCTTCATCACCCATGCGCTCGACGATCCGGTCGTCCCCGCCGCGCAACCGATGGCGATGCTCGCAGCCTGCCAGGCGGCGCGCGTCCCGGTCGAGGCGCATTTCTTCCAGGAGGGCGGGCACGGCTTCGGCCCCGCCTATCTCCCGCCCGAACTGCCCGGTTCGCACTGGCCGCAATTGTTCGACCTGTTCATCAAGCGGACGCTGGCCAGCCGAACAACCGGCTGA